One Roseburia rectibacter DNA window includes the following coding sequences:
- the ispH gene encoding 4-hydroxy-3-methylbut-2-enyl diphosphate reductase, translated as MKVTLAKSAGFCFGVKRAVDTVYEQLEKSVSGNQPIYTFGPIIHNEEVVHDLEEKGVTVLESVEELEERAPQGGTVIIRAHGVEKGISGKIKELGYTLVDATCPFVLKIHRLVEKYSTDGAQIVIIGNEKHPEVKGIKSWSLDPHTAVISTPEEAEKYQAESGKKVCIVAQTTFNYNKFQELVEIINKKGYDIIVLNTICNATEERQTEAAKIARDVDAMIVIGGRNSSNTQKLFEICKNECNNTYYIQTVKDLDVTCFESIDNVGITAGASTPNKIIEEVQKNVRNEL; from the coding sequence ATGAAAGTAACATTGGCAAAAAGTGCGGGTTTTTGTTTTGGCGTGAAGCGTGCAGTCGATACCGTATATGAGCAGTTAGAAAAGAGTGTCAGCGGAAATCAGCCGATCTATACGTTTGGCCCGATCATTCACAACGAAGAAGTGGTGCATGACCTGGAAGAAAAAGGAGTGACTGTTTTAGAGAGCGTTGAAGAACTTGAAGAGAGGGCACCGCAGGGTGGAACAGTTATCATTCGTGCACATGGAGTGGAAAAGGGAATATCCGGAAAAATAAAAGAACTGGGTTATACACTTGTGGATGCAACCTGTCCGTTTGTGTTAAAGATACACCGCCTTGTGGAAAAATACAGTACCGATGGAGCACAGATTGTAATTATTGGAAATGAAAAACATCCTGAGGTGAAAGGAATCAAAAGCTGGTCGCTTGATCCGCATACGGCTGTGATCTCAACCCCGGAAGAAGCAGAAAAATATCAGGCAGAATCTGGGAAAAAGGTATGTATTGTAGCACAAACGACATTTAATTACAATAAATTTCAAGAATTAGTTGAAATTATAAATAAAAAAGGTTATGATATAATTGTTTTAAATACAATCTGCAATGCCACCGAGGAAAGACAGACTGAGGCAGCAAAGATTGCCCGTGATGTGGACGCCATGATTGTCATAGGGGGCAGAAATAGTTCCAATACGCAGAAGTTGTTTGAAATATGTAAAAACGAATGCAACAATACTTACTATATACAAACTGTAAAAGATTTGGATGTCACATGTTTTGAGTCCATCGATAACGTAGGTATTACCGCAGGGGCTTCTACCCCAAACAAAATTATTGAGGAGGTTCAAAAGAATGTCAGAAATGAGCTTTGA
- the cmk gene encoding (d)CMP kinase, translating into MSMNIAIDGPAGAGKSTIAKRLAKKLGFIYVDTGAMYRAMAYYFLQHDIDAKDESAIAAACPDVDVTITYENGEQQVLLNGENVNGVIRNEEVGNMASSTSVYPVVREKLVELQRQLAKSADVIMDGRDIGTCVLPDAQVKIYLTASSATRAKRRFDELTEKGVSCDLAEIEKDIIDRDYRDMHRETSPLCQAEDAVLVDSSEMNIDEVVDAIYQVYLKAEKEV; encoded by the coding sequence ATGAGTATGAATATTGCAATTGACGGACCGGCAGGGGCAGGAAAAAGCACGATCGCAAAGCGCCTGGCAAAAAAACTTGGTTTTATCTACGTGGATACGGGAGCAATGTACCGCGCAATGGCGTATTATTTTTTACAGCATGATATTGATGCAAAAGATGAGAGTGCAATTGCGGCTGCCTGTCCGGATGTAGATGTTACGATTACCTATGAAAACGGCGAACAGCAGGTACTTTTAAACGGAGAGAATGTAAATGGTGTGATCCGTAATGAGGAAGTTGGAAATATGGCATCATCCACAAGTGTTTATCCGGTAGTCCGCGAAAAGTTAGTTGAGCTGCAGCGTCAGCTTGCAAAATCAGCAGATGTGATTATGGATGGAAGGGACATTGGAACATGTGTGCTTCCGGATGCCCAGGTGAAAATTTATCTGACAGCAAGTTCGGCAACACGTGCGAAACGTCGTTTCGATGAATTGACGGAAAAAGGTGTAAGCTGTGATCTTGCGGAAATTGAGAAAGATATCATCGACCGCGATTACCGCGATATGCACCGCGAAACATCACCGCTCTGTCAGGCAGAGGATGCTGTTTTAGTTGACAGCTCGGAAATGAATATTGATGAAGTGGTAGATGCCATTTATCAGGTTTATCTGAAGGCAGAAAAGGAAGTATAA
- a CDS encoding BaiN/RdsA family NAD(P)/FAD-dependent oxidoreductase, which translates to MNKIIVIGGGPAGMFAAIAAAEAGSQVTLLEKNEKLGKKLYITGKGRCNITNAGDMDNLFANIMTNAKFLYSAFYSYDNQRVIDFFERNGLRTKIERGNRVFPVSDHSSDVIATLQKVLKEKKVKIMLHTQVQSLLEEPSVDDMSQNVVTGVKLEDGTTMQADAVIVATGGFSYQTTGSTGDGYRFAKEMGHTVTDIHPSLVPFLAKEGYVQQMQGLALKNVEVRILNGKKLLYQEFGEMLFTHFGVSGPLLLSASAAIKPSLTAGELSMFIDLKPALSEEQLDHRLLREFDEAKNKQFKNSIGGLFPAKMIPVMLELSGIDPEKKVNEITKEERRYFIGLIKAFPVTLCGLRDFNEAIITKGGVKVKEVNPSTMESKLVPHLYFCGEVLDLDAMTGGYNLQIAWSTGYLAGVSAAQTEK; encoded by the coding sequence ATGAATAAAATCATTGTAATAGGTGGAGGACCGGCTGGAATGTTTGCTGCGATCGCCGCAGCAGAAGCAGGAAGTCAGGTTACACTGCTTGAGAAAAATGAAAAATTAGGAAAGAAACTATATATCACCGGGAAAGGACGCTGCAACATCACCAATGCAGGAGATATGGATAATCTCTTTGCTAATATCATGACCAATGCAAAGTTCTTGTACAGTGCGTTTTATTCTTATGATAATCAGAGAGTAATTGATTTTTTTGAAAGAAACGGACTTCGGACGAAGATAGAACGTGGAAACAGAGTGTTCCCTGTTTCAGATCATTCTTCAGATGTGATTGCCACATTACAAAAAGTGCTGAAAGAGAAAAAAGTAAAGATAATGCTGCATACACAGGTGCAGAGCCTGTTAGAGGAACCGTCTGTGGATGATATGTCCCAGAATGTTGTCACCGGGGTAAAGTTAGAAGACGGCACTACAATGCAGGCAGATGCGGTGATCGTTGCAACAGGCGGATTTTCCTATCAGACAACCGGATCTACCGGGGATGGTTACCGCTTTGCAAAGGAGATGGGGCATACGGTAACGGATATCCATCCGTCGCTTGTTCCCTTTCTTGCAAAAGAGGGATATGTGCAGCAGATGCAGGGACTGGCTTTAAAAAATGTAGAAGTGCGTATTTTAAATGGAAAGAAATTGTTATATCAGGAGTTCGGCGAGATGTTGTTTACGCATTTTGGCGTCAGCGGGCCATTGCTTTTGTCGGCAAGTGCGGCGATAAAACCGTCTCTTACGGCAGGAGAACTTTCCATGTTTATAGATCTAAAGCCGGCACTTAGCGAAGAACAGTTAGACCATCGCCTGCTGAGGGAGTTTGATGAGGCAAAAAATAAACAGTTTAAAAACTCGATTGGAGGACTTTTCCCGGCAAAAATGATCCCGGTAATGCTTGAACTTAGCGGAATCGATCCGGAGAAGAAAGTCAATGAGATCACAAAAGAAGAACGCAGATATTTTATCGGACTGATCAAGGCATTTCCTGTTACACTTTGCGGACTGCGCGATTTTAATGAGGCAATTATCACAAAGGGTGGCGTAAAGGTCAAGGAAGTGAATCCGTCCACGATGGAATCAAAACTGGTACCGCATTTATATTTCTGTGGAGAAGTGTTAGACCTTGATGCGATGACAGGTGGTTATAATTTACAGATTGCCTGGTCGACTGGATATCTTGCGGGGGTATCTGCTGCGCAGACAGAAAAATAA